The Bifidobacteriaceae bacterium genomic sequence CACCACGGTCTGGTCCAACAGGGCGGCCCCAATCCCGCGGTCGCCTTGGGCCGCCACCCGCCGGGCGGCTAGGGCGGCGTCGAAATCCTCCGCCATCACATCCGGCCCCAGCCGGCCGGTCAGCCGCCCCAAGTCGCGGTCGCGCAACACGTCGGCCATGCCCAGCCGGTCCCCGATAGCCACCCAGGACTGATTGGCCAAGACCGCGCGAGCCGTCCAACGCCCCGCCCGCGAGCCCTGGGCCGGCCGCCCTTGGGCGGCCTTCTCGACCAGCCAGGCCCCGTCCATTCTGAGGTGCGATCGGAACGCGATCCCCGAGTCGAACCGCATTAGGACGTGCTTGCCGTAGGCCTCGACCCCCTCCACGGTCTGTCCCGTCAAGTCGACACCGCCCAGGCTGGGCCACCTGAACAGGCAATAGGTGATGGCCTGGCCGGCCAGGACCTGATCCAGCCGAAGCGCCACCCGCCGCAGGATGTCTCCCTCCGGCATCAGCGGCCTCCCCTCTTGACCAGGCCGGATGGCGTGACGGCGAAGCCGGCCGAGGCCAACGCCGCCGCCGCCTGGGCGCCGCGCGCGTGCGCCGCCAGCGAGTCCTCCCCGTCCAGGCGCGCGACTTTGAGGGAGCCCAGGCGGCCGTCCCGCGCCGCGTCCGCGAGAGCTTGCGCGCCTCGCTCGAGGCGGCCCTGGTCGGAGCCGAACGAGAGCGCGGTGCGGCCGCCGCGTTCCAAGTACCAGACCAGATGGCCGTCTGCCAGCACCACGATGGCGCCGCCCGTCCGGCCGGGCCGGTGGCTGCCCGGGTGTTCCGGCCAGGCCAGTGCTGCCCCGTAGGGGTTGGCCGGGTCGGTCGCGGCCAGCACCAGCACCCCCGCCGAGTCGACCGCCAGGCGCAGTTGGTCCGGCACCGGCGGCAACGCGAATTGCGACCCGCCCAGGTGTTCCACGAAGTACCCGCGCCGGATTGAGCCGGCTTCCTCCATGGCGCTAAGAACGGGGTAGACCTGCGCAAACGTCGTTTCCGATGCCGCCGACCCGCGTGTCACCACGCCGTAGCGTTCCAGCAGGGCCAGCGCCGTAGCCGCCAGCCGGCGCTCCACCGGGACGGGTTCCGCCCGCGCGGCGGGCGTTGGGGCCAGACCCCAACGGGCCGCGAGTCCCGGGTCGGCGCGGCCGGGTGCGCGCTCCGGAATCTGGCCGCCGAGGCGCCGGTCGCCAGGCGGCCCGCCTCCCATTCCACCGCTGTTCAGCGCGCCGCCCCCGAACGCTCCGCCGAACGCCCGCGCGCCCAGCGTCCGCGTCCTGGGCGGCCGCCGTTTGACCTTGTGGACGGTTTTCCCGCCGGAGAGCCACGCGCGGAGCGGTCCGAACGAGTCCGCCGTGATCCAGCCTCCCCAAACCAACTCCCAGACCGCCTTCCCGAGTTCGGCCGAGCCCAGGCTCAGGCCCAACCGTTCGGCGAGCTCGAACGGCCAGAAGGCGCCGCCGCCGGCCAACACATCCAGCAACTGCGCGGCCGGGGATCCGGGGGTGGGCGGCTCGGCGTCCGCCAGGACCCGGTCCTCGGTCGTCAAAGCGAACAGGCGCACAATCCCGTCCGAGGCGGCGGTCTTGCCCTGGCCGACCCACGCCACCTCGCCCGCGGTGATCAACTCGTCCAACGCGCCCGGCGAGTAGTCGGTCACCCGGCTGGGCAGGATCAGCGACTCGACAGCCGAGGCGGGAAGCGCCGCGCCGGCCAGCGATTCGACCGCGGCCAGGACGCCATCGGCGCCCCGCAAACGTCCGATTTGCTGCCAACTCGGCGCGAAAGCGCCCAGGACGTGCGCGGACACCGGTTCGATCTGTTGGCGCAGCACCGCCAGCGAGCGGCGCCGCAGTCGGGTCATGACGCCGGGGTCGCAGTAGTCGGGGCCGCCTTGGCCACCCGCCTCGGCCGGTCGCAGCCTTCCCCGCAGCGCCTGGCCCTGGCGGACCAACACCTCCAGTTCCCGTTCCGCGACCGCCACTCCAAGCCCGAACTCCCGCGCCAGGGCGCCCGGCTCAAACGGGCCGTGAGTGCGCACATAACGCCTGGTCAAGGCACCAAGCGGGTCAACGGACGGGGCCAGCATGGCCTCCGGCAGCCCGGTCGGCAAGACGACTCCCAGTCCGTCCCGCAACGCGGCGGCGTCCTCGGCCGCCGCCCACCTGGGTTCGCCGCCTATCCTCACCTCGATCACGCGTCGAGCCGCCATCAATTCCGCCACCCATTCGCGCCACGCTGCCCCGTTACCAAGATGGGTGCTGGTCCGGTCTTCGTTCCGGTCGCTTCGGGGCGAGTCGCCTGAGCGGTCGCGGGGCGGCGCGGGCGCGGAGGCAAGACCGTCCCCGTTTTCGGGAGCGCAGCGGGGGAAAGCGCCGTCCCCGTTCTCGGGGGAGGTGGACTGGGTCAGTTGCGCGGCGGTTTGCGGGCCCAGTTCCCTGAGCAGGTCCGCCAACTGTTCCACGCTGGCGGCCCGGCGTTCGGGCGTCCGGCGGGCCAACTCGGCATCGACGGCCAAAACCACCGCCGGGTCCAGCAAGTCGGCCAAATCGCTGGCCGGGCCGGAACCCAGCAACTCGGACAGCATGGCGGGGTCCAGGCTGAGGGCGGCCGCGCGGCGCTCGGCCAGCGGGGCGTCCCCGTCATACAAGAACCGGGCGGTGTAGCCGAAGGCGACCGCGCTGGCGAAAGGCGATCCAGACGGGGTTTGCACCTCCACCAGGCGGACGCGCCGCTGCTCAATCCCGCGCATCAACTCGGTCAGGGCCGGCACGTCGAAATCGTCCTGAAGGGTCTCCCGGAGCGCCTCCATGACCACCGGGAAGTCGTTGAATTGCGACGCTACCTGGAGCAACTGCTGGGCGCGGTGGCGCTGCTGCCACAGCGGCTGGCGCTTGCCGGGGGCCCGGCGGGGGAGGACCAGGGCGCGGGCAGCGGCCTCGCGGAAGCGGGCGGCGAAGTGTGCGGTGCCGGCTATGGCGGCGGTAACGGCGGCCGGGACGGCATCGGACTCGATCAAGAGGTCCAAGCCGGCGTCTTCCGCCAACTCCGGCAACCGCAGCATGATCCCGTCGTCCGAGGGCATCACCTGGGCGTCCAGGCCGTAGCGGTCGCGCAGGCGGGTGCTTAGAACGGCCCCCCAGGCGCCGTTGACCCGGCCGCCCCAGACCGAGTGGATCATGACGCGGGTGTCGCCGAGTTCGTCCGGGAAACGCTCCACCACGATGGTGCGGTCGTCCGGTAGCTGGCCCGTCGCCTCGCCCTGGTCGGCCAGGTAGTTGACCAGGTTGGAAGCCGCCCACTGATCCAGCCCCTGGTCGGCGAGCCGCGTCTTGGCTTCCTCGGGCGCCAGCGCCGCCGTCTCCCGCACAAACTGCCCGATGGCGGCGCCCAGTTCGGCCGGGCGGGAGGGGGAGTCGCCCTTCCAGAACGGCAACCGGCCCGGCAGGCCGGGAGCCGGTGTGACGTACACGGCGTTGGGCGTGATCTGCTGGATGCGCCAAGTCGAGGAGCCGAGCATGAAGGTGTCCCCGACCCGCGACTCGTAGACCATCTCCTCGTCCAAGTCGCCCACGCGCTTCGAGCTCCTCGGGTCGGTTTGTTCGCCGGCCAGGTAAACGCCGTAAACACCACGGTCGGGAATGGTGCCGCCGGACACGCGCACCAGGTAGTCCGCGCCCGGCCGGGGGGTGAGTTCGCCGGTGGCGCGGTCCCATACAATCCTCGGCTTGAGCTCGGCGAAGTCCGCCGAGGGGTACCGCCCGGAGAGCATGTCGAGGACCGCCTCCAGCGAGCGTTCCCCAAGGCTTTCGAAGGGCGCGGCCTGGCGGACCAGGCGGCCCAGGTCCGCGACCGTCCAGTTGTCCATGGCCACCATGGCCACGATCTGCTGGGCCAGCACGTCGAGCGGGTTGGCGGGAATGTGGATCGATTCGATTTGGCCCGCGCGCATGCGCCCGGCCGCGACCGCGGCGGGCACCAGGTCGCCTCGGTAAACGGGGTAGACCAGGCCCTTTGAGACGGCGCCCACCTGGTGGCCGGCTCGGCCGACCCGTTGCA encodes the following:
- a CDS encoding DEAD/DEAH box helicase, whose amino-acid sequence is MLSEATPPDWFAPATRGWFEASFEAPTAAQLGAWRAIHDDTDALVVAPTGSGKTLAAFLSAIDRLMRQPPPAAGGQRCRVVYISPLKALAVDVERNLRAPLVGISNQLAAAGRRVPDIRVAVRTGDTAARDRRNFAKKPPDILITTPESLFLVLTSGAREALTGVDTVILDEVHALAGTKRGAHLALSLERLDALLPRPAQRIALSATVRPVEEVARFVGGARHRPGRRPVEVVQPPSAKVIDVAVKLPVEDLTDLGGARTYDAGFGRGDALDLSGNAAGAIQGGSIWPHVHQAIVDHVLAHDSTLVFTNSRRAAERLAARVNEEYQARTGERPDPGAVQPAEIISAAGTAAVVDQTIAMAHHGSMSRDRRTEIENQLKAGRLPAVIATSSLELGIDMGAIDLVVQVGAPPSAAAGLQRVGRAGHQVGAVSKGLVYPVYRGDLVPAAVAAGRMRAGQIESIHIPANPLDVLAQQIVAMVAMDNWTVADLGRLVRQAAPFESLGERSLEAVLDMLSGRYPSADFAELKPRIVWDRATGELTPRPGADYLVRVSGGTIPDRGVYGVYLAGEQTDPRSSKRVGDLDEEMVYESRVGDTFMLGSSTWRIQQITPNAVYVTPAPGLPGRLPFWKGDSPSRPAELGAAIGQFVRETAALAPEEAKTRLADQGLDQWAASNLVNYLADQGEATGQLPDDRTIVVERFPDELGDTRVMIHSVWGGRVNGAWGAVLSTRLRDRYGLDAQVMPSDDGIMLRLPELAEDAGLDLLIESDAVPAAVTAAIAGTAHFAARFREAAARALVLPRRAPGKRQPLWQQRHRAQQLLQVASQFNDFPVVMEALRETLQDDFDVPALTELMRGIEQRRVRLVEVQTPSGSPFASAVAFGYTARFLYDGDAPLAERRAAALSLDPAMLSELLGSGPASDLADLLDPAVVLAVDAELARRTPERRAASVEQLADLLRELGPQTAAQLTQSTSPENGDGAFPRCAPENGDGLASAPAPPRDRSGDSPRSDRNEDRTSTHLGNGAAWREWVAELMAARRVIEVRIGGEPRWAAAEDAAALRDGLGVVLPTGLPEAMLAPSVDPLGALTRRYVRTHGPFEPGALAREFGLGVAVAERELEVLVRQGQALRGRLRPAEAGGQGGPDYCDPGVMTRLRRRSLAVLRQQIEPVSAHVLGAFAPSWQQIGRLRGADGVLAAVESLAGAALPASAVESLILPSRVTDYSPGALDELITAGEVAWVGQGKTAASDGIVRLFALTTEDRVLADAEPPTPGSPAAQLLDVLAGGGAFWPFELAERLGLSLGSAELGKAVWELVWGGWITADSFGPLRAWLSGGKTVHKVKRRPPRTRTLGARAFGGAFGGGALNSGGMGGGPPGDRRLGGQIPERAPGRADPGLAARWGLAPTPAARAEPVPVERRLAATALALLERYGVVTRGSAASETTFAQVYPVLSAMEEAGSIRRGYFVEHLGGSQFALPPVPDQLRLAVDSAGVLVLAATDPANPYGAALAWPEHPGSHRPGRTGGAIVVLADGHLVWYLERGGRTALSFGSDQGRLERGAQALADAARDGRLGSLKVARLDGEDSLAAHARGAQAAAALASAGFAVTPSGLVKRGGR